Proteins from a single region of Verrucosispora sp. NA02020:
- a CDS encoding helix-turn-helix transcriptional regulator has product MTETANARKIAFATFVRRAIDEARATRAWSGTEVSRRTGVSRQTINRWVRGDWASDPEAERVVAFCEGLGLDPAAAFAALGWDRTASRRSAPPPPPMDPDVEALLRRLVDPEVSDAEKFHIRETIRYLAYRPTLPAGVRKRGDAAS; this is encoded by the coding sequence GTGACCGAGACGGCCAACGCGCGGAAGATCGCCTTCGCCACCTTCGTCCGACGCGCCATCGATGAGGCCCGGGCCACCCGGGCGTGGAGCGGCACCGAGGTCTCCCGACGCACCGGCGTCTCACGCCAGACCATCAACCGCTGGGTCCGCGGCGACTGGGCCAGCGACCCGGAGGCGGAACGGGTGGTCGCGTTCTGCGAGGGGCTCGGGCTCGACCCGGCTGCGGCCTTCGCGGCGCTCGGCTGGGACCGTACGGCGTCGCGCCGGTCCGCCCCGCCGCCACCGCCGATGGACCCCGACGTCGAGGCGCTCCTGCGCCGACTGGTCGACCCGGAGGTCTCCGACGCGGAGAAGTTCCACATTAGAGAAACCATTCGTTATCTCGCATATCGCCCGACCCTGCCGGCCGGTGTCCGAAAACGAGGCGACGCCGCCAGTTAG